Proteins encoded by one window of Leishmania infantum JPCM5 genome chromosome 32:
- the CKS1 gene encoding cyclin-dependent kinase regulatory subunit: MPAKPAQDFFSLDANGQREALIIIKKLQCKILYSDKYYDDVFEYRHVILPKDLARLVPTSRLMSEMEWRQLGVQQSQGWVHYMIHKPEPHVLLFKRPRT; the protein is encoded by the coding sequence ATGCCAGCGAAACCCGCGCAGGATTTCTTCTCCCTGGACGCGAACGGACAGCGCGAGGCACTCATCATTATTAAGAAGCTGCAGTGCAAGATTCTGTACAGCGACAAGTACTACGATGATGTGTTCGAGTACCGTCACGTGATTCTCCCGAAGGATCTTGCCCGCCTCGTCCCCACGAGCCGCCTCATGAGTGAGATGGAGTGGCGCCAGCTCGGCGTCCAGCAGTCGCAAGGGTGGGTGCACTACATGATTCACAAGCCAGAACCCCACGTGCTGCTCTTTAAGCGCCCTCGCACGTAA
- a CDS encoding putative kinetoplast DNA-associated protein: MLRRSFTLRRASPFSLFQKHLGETGVLKGVKNPTRKSAQMYSKLSTPERKMFEERARRVTYPALDAYNRFQKEYAPRFLHLPMKQRQRKVAQLWAELKKNGTVKIPKSAKRKIRKVAKKTKPRRSVTKTAKKKSAK; encoded by the coding sequence ATGCTGCGCCGTAGCTTCACGCTTCGTCGGGCGAGCCCCTTCTCACTCTTCCAGAAGCACCTGGGCGAGACTGGCGTGCTTAAGGGCGTTAAGAACCCTACGAGGAAGTCGGCACAGATGTACAGTAAGCTCTCTACGCCGGAGCGGAAGATGTtcgaggagcgcgcgcgtCGTGTAACGTACCCTGCCCTCGACGCGTATAACCGCTTCCAAAAGGAGTACGCGCCCCGCTTCCTGCACCTGCCCAtgaagcagcgccagcgcaagGTGGCCCAGCTGTGGGCGGAGTTGAAGAAGAACGGGACGGTGAAGATCCCCAAGAGCGCCAAGCGCAAGATCAGGAAGGTGGCAAAGAAGACGAAGCCAAGGCGGTCGGTGACGAAGACGGCCAAGAAGAAGTCGGCCAAGTAG
- a CDS encoding putative kinetoplast-associated protein p18-2, which translates to MLRRSHVLLRVSPFALFVQDVGKTGKLKGAKNACETAAKMYWKLSPAEKSALTRRAKKKTFPLQEAYQRMAKRKMRRLRDMPISKRQEHIRAKWTSMRGSQASKPTNTVPSAKAKVKATRKAGKKIAKGPRK; encoded by the coding sequence atgctgcgccgcagccacgTGCTTCTGCGCGTGAGCCCGTTTGCGCTCTTCGTGCAGGACGTAGGCAAGACCGGTAAGCTGAAGGGGGCAAAGAACGCATGCGAAACCGCAGCGAAGATGTACTGGAAGCTCTCTCCGGCGGAGAAGAGTGCGCTGACGCGAAGGGCCAAAAAAAAGACGTTCCCGTTGCAGGAGGCATATCAGCGCATGGCGAAGCGCAAGATGAGGCGCCTGCGCGACATGCCCATATCGAAGCGCCAGGAGCACATCAGGGCGAAGTGGACGTCCATGAGGGGGTCTCAGGCAAGCAAGCCGACGAATACGGTGCCAAGCGCCAAGGCGAAGGTCAAGGCGACCAGAAAGGCTGGGAAAAAGATCGCGAAGGGGCCGAGGAAGTAA
- a CDS encoding myosin XXI: MPERVSVNQEVYYFDTKSGWLRGTVKEVDGAKVTVEDNASQSAVKVAADNVHGYMSESYDIEDADLFHVSDLHVATLLHCVKDRFEKLHKQYSLMGEMVLSVNPFRLMPFNSEEERKEYLALPDPRMLPPHIWQVAHKAFNAVFVQGQGNQSIVISGESGSGKTENAKMLIAYLGQLSYMHSKNTSQRSIADKIDENLTWSNPVMESFGNARTVRNDNSSRFGKYIKLYFDPVSGVMVGGQTVTYLLERSRIIMQSPGERNYHIFYEMLAGLSPTEKQQLGGLKTAQDYKCLNGGNTFIRRGVDGKPLDDAHEFQMVRRALSMIGVPLETQNCMLRVLAAILHLMEVEFEPDNNDKAQIANGTPLATACALLCLDEAKVRECFLVRSKTSLVTILASKTEAEGLRNAFCKGLYVGMFDRMVEFVNAAIQPRVDCSDCKYVGLLDIFGFENFTRNSFEQICINYANESLQNHYNKYTFINDEEECRREGIQTPNIEFPDNSECVNMLDAKRVGIFSMLDEECNFKGGNTDRFTTNLWEEWAGRNPYFVKPKSTIPNQFGVNHYAAFVNYNTADWLEKNTDALKEDMYECVSESTDEFIRTLLSTEKSEARRKQTVAIRFQRQLTDLRSELESTETRFIRCIKPNMEASPSFLENLLVGSQLESAGVLQTISLKRQGYPVRRPLEQFCRYFYLVMSRTTASLFKQGRYSDASQDFLQRHQRLYSWAEPNYAVGKTKVFLRAEVWSALERLVLRRRAQLLHRCKPYLRRWIDELRERRRIEEQKRLEAARKLREAREAKAAGAANGVPAEKLQWVEEASNMFPDFDTDTLLDVAVEADTREEALSAILAIQADRLDKQTASGFMEVMAAANVRRGVINNFISADIKTVSALSRLQPEDMKSLGASEMEVVAITKKLAEQQGQRVKYQRLAEAIGTDSEYAAAGAVQRAEVARHQEDFDAKVQTLASMGFDEPTGRLVLAHYNGDVQRTAARLLYGVDSRKMRNNARKHKNFNTTDPNVQQLISLGATKQDAKMALRRNNGDANAAAKMLFKVS, from the coding sequence ATGCCGGAGCGCGTGTCTGTGAATCAGGAGGTGTACTACTTCGACACCAAGAGCGGGTGGCTGCGTGGCACCGTGAAGGAGGTCGATGGCGCCAAGGTGACGGTAGAGGACAATGCCTCGCAGAGTGCCGTGAAAGTGGCGGCCGATAATGTGCACGGCTACATGTCGGAGAGCTACGATATCGAGGACGCGGACCTCTTCCACGTGAGCGATCTGCACGTGGCCACTCTCTTGCACTGCGTCAAGGACCGTTTTGAGAAGCTGCACAAGCAGTACTCGCTCATGGGGGAGATGGTGCTCTCCGTCAACCCATTTCGCCTCATGCCCTTCAACAGCGAAGAGGAGCGTAAAGAGTATCTGGCCCTGCCGGACCCCCGCATGCTGCCCCCGCACATCTGGCAGGTGGCGCACAAGGCCTTCAACGCGGTCTTCGTTCAGGGTCAGGGCAACCAGTCCATCGTCATCTCCGGCGAGTCCGGTTCCGGAAAAACCGAGAACGCCAAGATGCTCATCGCGTACCTGGGCCAACTCAGCTACATGCACAGCAAGAACACctcgcagcgcagcatcgcGGACAAGATCGACGAGAACCTAACCTGGAGCAACCCCGTCATGGAGTCGTTCGGCAACGCCCGCACCGTGCGCAACGACAACTCTTCGCGCTTCGGCAAGTACATCAAGCTCTACTTTGATCCTGTATCTGGCGTCATGGTGGGGGGCCAGACCGTCACCTACTTGCTGGAGAGGAGCCGCATCATCATGCAGTCTCCTGGCGAGCGCAACTACCACATCTTCTACGAGATGCTGGCGGGCCTGTCGCCgacagagaagcagcagcttgGCGGGCTCAAGACTGCCCAGGACTACAAGTGCCTGAACGGCGGTAACACCTTcatccgccgcggcgtggaTGGCAAGCcgctcgacgacgcgcacgAGTTTCAGAtggtgcgccgcgcgctTTCCATGATCGGTGTGCCGCTGGAGACGCAGAACTGCATGTTGCGCGTGCTGGCGGCCATCCTGCACCTGATGGAGGTCGAGTTCGAGCCCGACAACAACGACAAGGCACAGATCGCAAACGGGACACCGCTCGCGACGGCctgcgcgctgctctgcctgGATGAGGCCAAGGTGCGCGAGTGCTTTCTCGTGAGGAGCAAGACGTCGCTTGTCACGATCCTCGCCTCCaagacggaggcggagggccTGCGCAACGCCTTCTGCAAGGGACTTTACGTTGGCATGTTCGACCGGATGGTCGAGTTTGTGAACGCCGCCATTCAGCCCCGGGTGGACTGCAGCGACTGCAAGTACGTCGGCCTGCTCGATATTTTCGGCTTTGAAAACTTCACGCGCAACAGCTTCGAGCAGATCTGCATCAATTACGCGAACGAGTCGCTGCAAAACCACTACAACAAGTACACGTTCATCAACGACGAAGAGGAGTGCCGCCGCGAGGGTATCCAGACCCCGAATATCGAGTTCCCAGACAACTCCGAGTGCGTCAACATGCTCGATGCGAAGCGCGTCGGCATCTTCTCGATGCTGGATGAGGAGTGCAACTTCAAGGGCGGCAACACAGACCGCTTCACCACGAACCTTTGGGAGGAGTGGGCTGGCAGGAACCCGTACTTTGTGAAGCCGAAGAGCACGATCCCGAACCAGTTCGGCGTGAACCACTACGCTGCCTTCGTCAACTACAACACGGCGGACTGGTTGGAGAAGAACACGGACGCACTCAAGGAAGACATGTATGAGTGCGTGAGTGAGTCCACCGACGAGTTCATTCGGACCCTTCTCTCgacggagaagagcgaggCACGCCGCAAGCAGACCGTTGCCATCCGCTTCCAGCGCCAGCTCACGGACCTGCGCTCCGAGCTGGAGTCCACCGAGACACGGTTCATTCGCTGCATCAAGCCAAATATGGAGGCAAGCCCCTCGTTCCTCGAAAACCTTCTCGTCGGCTCGCAGCTTGAGTCCGCTGGTGTGCTGCAGACCATCTCCCTCAAGCGTCAGGGCTACCCGGTGCGCCGTCCGCTGGAGCAGTTTTGCAGGTACTTCTACCTTGTCATGtcccgcaccaccgcctccttgTTCAAGCAAGGGCGGTACAGCGACGCGTCCCAGGACTTTCTGCAGCGACACCAGCGCCTCTACAGCTGGGCGGAGCCCAACTACGCCGTTGGCAAGACGAAGGTGTTCCTCCGGGCCGAGGTGTGGTcggcgctggagcggctggtgcttcgtcgccgcgcgcagctgctgcaccgctgcaagCCCTACCTGCGCCGCTGGATCGACGAGCTCCGCGAGCGCAGGCGTATcgaggagcagaagcggctggaggcagcgcgcaagctgcgcgaggcgcggGAGGCCaaggccgccggcgccgccaatGGTGTGCCGGCGGAGAAACTGCAgtgggtggaggaggcgtcgAACATGTTCCCAGACTTCGACACGGACACGCTGCTCGACGTTGCCGTCGAGGCGGACACGCGCGAGGAGGCTCTCAGCGCCATCCTTGCCATCCAGGCTGACCGCCTTGACAAGCAGACAGCCTCTGGATTCATGGAAGTGATGGCGGCTGCGAACGTGCGCCGTGGCGTCATCAACAACTTTATCTCGGCGGACATCAAGACGGTGtcggcgctgtcgaggcTGCAGCCGGAGGATATGAAGAGCCTCGGCGCCAGTGagatggaggtggtggcgatCACGAAGaagctggcggagcagcaggggCAGCGCGTCAAGTAccagcgcctcgccgagGCCATCGGCACGGACAGCGAAtatgccgccgctggcgccgtccAACGCGCCGAGGTGGCTCGCCACCAGGAAGACTTCGACGCCAAAGTGCAGACCCTTGCCAGCATGGGCTTTGATGAGCCCACCGGCCGCCTCGTGCTGGCGCACTACAACGGCGAcgtgcagcgcacggcggcgcgcctgcttTATGGCGTGGACAGCCGGAAGATGAGGAACAACGCGCGCAAGCACAAGAACTTCAACACAACGGACCCcaacgtgcagcagctcatctcTCTCGGTGCGACGAAGCAGGATGCAAAGATGGCACTACGTCGCAACAACGGAGACGCGAACGCCGCCGCTAAGATGCTGTTCAAGGTGAGCTag